The Alphaproteobacteria bacterium genomic interval ATGCGCGGATGGAGAAGCGGAAACTGCGTCGCCGCCGCTTGCAGCGATACGCCGTGGCGCGCGCACACCGCTTCGATCTTGCGCACGCGATCGAGCACGTCTTGCGGCGCGTCGGCGTACCAATACTTGGCGCCGGCGACCGCCCCCGTCGCCAGAATGCCCGAATGATAGGGGGCGGCGAGCAGGATCGAGATCGACTTTTTCTCGCAGATCGGCAGCAGCTCGGCGTGCGCCGTGGTGTCGAGCAGCGTGTAGCGGCCCGCGAGCATGAAACAGTCGAAATCGCCGTCGGTCGCGAAACGGCACATCAGATCGACGTCGTTGATGCCGACACCGATCGCGCCGATCGTGCCGGCGGCGCGCAAATCGGCGAGTGCTTGATAGGCGCCGTCCATCGCTTGTTTATACGTCGCCTCCAGCGCGTCGCCGCGCCATTTGGCGGTGACATCGTGAATGAACACGATGTCGATATGCGACGTGCCCAATCGTTGCAGACTATCTTCGATCGAGCGCAGCGCGCCGTCGCGCGAATAGTCGTAGACAATGTCGAACGGCAATGTCGTCGCGAACGGTCCCGGCGTGCGCACGGCCGGATCGGGCTTCAACAGCCGGCCGACCTTGGTCGACAGGACGAACTTGTCGCGCGGATGGCGGCGCAAAGCGGCGCCCAAACGATGCTCCGACAGGCCATGGCCGTAGAACGGCGCCGTATCGAAATAGGAAACGCCCGCCTCGATCGCCGCCGCGACGCTGGCGTTGGCGGCTTCGTCGGTCATATCGGCCAGCAAATTGCCGAACGGTGCCGCCCCGAACCCGAGTTGCGAGACGCGCAGCTTGGTGCGGCCGACTTGCCGCGTGGCGGCCGGATCGAAACTCATTTGCTCTCCTTGCGGGCGCGCGCACTCTTGATGTTGTGGACGTGGACGTGATCGCCCGCCGCGAACGCCTGAGTCGCGATTGCTATACGTGCGCCGTATTTCATCACCGGCTCACCAGCCGCATGAGCGCGAAGCGCGATCTTATGGCCAAGCGCCACGGCCTCGCGCGCCGTCACGGTCTCCACCTTGCCGCCGATGCGCACGATTACTTTCTCGCC includes:
- a CDS encoding aldo/keto reductase, coding for MSFDPAATRQVGRTKLRVSQLGFGAAPFGNLLADMTDEAANASVAAAIEAGVSYFDTAPFYGHGLSEHRLGAALRRHPRDKFVLSTKVGRLLKPDPAVRTPGPFATTLPFDIVYDYSRDGALRSIEDSLQRLGTSHIDIVFIHDVTAKWRGDALEATYKQAMDGAYQALADLRAAGTIGAIGVGINDVDLMCRFATDGDFDCFMLAGRYTLLDTTAHAELLPICEKKSISILLAAPYHSGILATGAVAGAKYWYADAPQDVLDRVRKIEAVCARHGVSLQAAATQFPLLHPRIASIAAGYRSTDEVRAALKACAAEIPSAMWRELKAAGLIDPAVPTG
- a CDS encoding UxaA family hydrolase, with product MEITWNAIAIDPADGVAVALRDLTAGEKVIVRIGGKVETVTAREAVALGHKIALRAHAAGEPVMKYGARIAIATQAFAAGDHVHVHNIKSARARKESK